One region of Oxalobacteraceae sp. CFBP 8761 genomic DNA includes:
- a CDS encoding DUF1853 family protein, protein MRWAKCRWSPPSIQANCCCAAPTRRWPGLTCAGRVRLYPAPSYQAAFHARWRHLTLPPVRALAWLLDSPDLLDGAAPAWAGRVATLGPVTDEVATWLAQLDADPADLNAALGEKPYTRLGLYAEKLMAFYFAQQGRLVAHGLQIRANRNDTVGEFDFLLENGPDALEHIEFATKFYLQGEGGSGGLDTLVGPNLADTLGLKMRKIFERQLALGQHPAAQAQLPRPVDKAGALVKGWLFYPAGSWPAMQGITQGHCRGFWCALSELDNLPDDIYVILPKLEWLAPLRIASPTWTMTRAQLAAELTDRFAISNTPALIARVRPQDNALEEADRGFIVPNDWRTRAQTAHP, encoded by the coding sequence ATGCGCTGGGCGAAGTGCCGCTGGTCGCCACCCTCCATCCAGGCGAATTGCTGCTGCGCGGCGCCGACAAGGCGCTGGCCTGGGCTGACCTGTGCCGGGCGCGTTCGCTTGTACCCCGCACCTAGTTATCAGGCCGCGTTCCACGCGCGCTGGCGGCACCTGACGCTGCCGCCGGTGCGCGCGTTGGCCTGGCTGCTTGATTCGCCCGACCTGCTCGATGGCGCAGCACCCGCATGGGCCGGGCGCGTGGCCACGCTGGGCCCGGTTACGGACGAGGTCGCCACGTGGCTGGCGCAGTTGGACGCCGACCCAGCAGACCTGAACGCCGCGCTCGGCGAGAAACCGTACACGCGACTGGGGCTGTACGCCGAAAAGCTGATGGCGTTCTACTTCGCGCAGCAGGGCCGGCTGGTGGCGCACGGCCTGCAAATCCGCGCCAACCGCAACGACACGGTCGGCGAATTCGACTTCCTGCTCGAAAATGGCCCGGATGCGCTGGAACACATCGAGTTCGCCACCAAATTCTATCTGCAGGGCGAAGGCGGCTCAGGGGGCCTCGACACATTGGTCGGCCCGAACCTGGCCGACACGCTGGGCCTGAAGATGCGCAAGATCTTCGAACGCCAGCTCGCGCTGGGCCAGCACCCGGCCGCGCAAGCGCAATTGCCACGTCCCGTCGACAAAGCCGGCGCTTTAGTCAAAGGCTGGCTGTTCTACCCCGCCGGCAGCTGGCCGGCAATGCAAGGCATCACCCAAGGCCATTGCCGCGGCTTCTGGTGCGCACTGAGCGAGCTGGACAATCTGCCCGACGACATCTACGTGATCCTGCCAAAACTCGAATGGCTGGCGCCACTGCGCATCGCTTCACCGACTTGGACAATGACCCGCGCACAACTGGCAGCCGAACTGACCGACCGCTTCGCCATCTCAAACACCCCAGCGCTGATCGCGCGCGTCCGCCCACAAGACAACGCACTGGAAGAAGCGGACCGCGGCTTCATCGTCCCCAACGACTGGCGCACCCGCGCCCAAACCGCCCACCCCTAA
- the rimI gene encoding ribosomal protein S18-alanine N-acetyltransferase: MSDLQDLGLQLAPMTAADVGEVCALEASVFPFPWSRGNFIDSLNSGYDCWTVRDGAGALAGYYLLMYALDEAHLLDVAVAASRQRQGLGRRLLAVLAARARSQGMTSILLEVRPSNERALDVYRRHGYVHIGRRKGYYPAGAAGREDAIVMRLDL; this comes from the coding sequence ATGAGCGACCTGCAAGATCTTGGCCTGCAACTGGCGCCGATGACGGCGGCCGATGTGGGCGAGGTGTGCGCGCTGGAGGCGAGCGTGTTTCCGTTTCCCTGGAGTCGCGGGAACTTCATCGACTCGCTCAACAGCGGCTACGATTGCTGGACCGTGCGCGATGGCGCGGGTGCGCTGGCAGGCTACTACCTGTTGATGTACGCACTGGACGAAGCGCACCTGCTCGACGTCGCCGTGGCGGCGAGTCGCCAGCGCCAGGGATTGGGCCGGCGCTTGCTGGCCGTGCTCGCGGCGCGCGCGCGCAGTCAGGGCATGACGTCGATCCTGCTCGAGGTGCGGCCGTCGAACGAGCGCGCGCTGGACGTGTACCGGCGCCATGGCTATGTCCATATCGGGCGCCGCAAGGGCTATTATCCGGCCGGCGCCGCGGGCCGTGAAGATGCCATCGTGATGAGGCTGGATTTATGA
- the tsaB gene encoding tRNA (adenosine(37)-N6)-threonylcarbamoyltransferase complex dimerization subunit type 1 TsaB: MPTILAIETSAELASCALLVNDAVISRATAGVRSHSQSILPMVQELLREAGIALADCDAIAFGAGPGSFTGVRTACGVAQGLAYGANLPVLPMVTLAAMAESCRARCGTTEVLTVLDARMGEVYWAQYRFDGAWYEVVAPTLSAPQAVAPLAVAGLQACGNGFEAYADAFAGQAFAAGAMADIVPHAREMAPLAVGALAAGQGVPAAQAQPIYLRNKIAFTTAERLVINAAKAAA; the protein is encoded by the coding sequence ATGCCTACCATTCTTGCCATTGAAACCTCGGCCGAGCTGGCGTCTTGCGCGCTCCTGGTCAACGATGCCGTCATTTCCCGTGCCACGGCTGGCGTGCGCAGCCACTCGCAATCGATCCTGCCGATGGTGCAGGAACTGCTGCGCGAAGCAGGCATTGCGCTGGCGGACTGCGACGCCATTGCCTTCGGGGCCGGTCCCGGCTCGTTTACCGGTGTGCGCACTGCCTGCGGCGTCGCGCAGGGATTGGCGTACGGCGCCAATCTGCCGGTGCTGCCGATGGTGACGCTGGCAGCGATGGCTGAAAGCTGCCGGGCGCGCTGCGGCACGACCGAAGTATTGACCGTGCTCGACGCGCGCATGGGCGAAGTCTATTGGGCGCAGTACCGCTTCGATGGCGCATGGTACGAAGTCGTGGCGCCCACGCTGAGCGCGCCGCAGGCCGTGGCGCCGCTGGCGGTTGCTGGTCTGCAGGCATGCGGCAACGGCTTCGAGGCGTATGCCGACGCGTTCGCCGGACAGGCATTTGCTGCCGGCGCCATGGCGGACATCGTGCCGCATGCGCGCGAGATGGCGCCCCTTGCCGTTGGGGCGCTGGCGGCCGGGCAGGGCGTGCCGGCGGCGCAGGCGCAGCCGATTTACCTGCGCAACAAGATCGCGTTCACCACCGCCGAGCGCCTGGTGATCAATGCCGCCAAGGCCGCCGCATGA
- a CDS encoding EAL domain-containing protein — translation MSTSSSTTPTILSRLGSLYGRSLYRALLLVVFVGLAGPAAVGSYLLIGVQERAAVAAALDESLQRNAEILALGVQEPLWNLDPETARPLLDAMLRDPAVVMVELHGPEGEVALRVRSPARPLGQVLSAERPVVMRGETIGTVRLEMDDYLSRQELRRKQRNYALVVVGQVAVSLLLIALLLRRRLLSPLRSLMRFSDRLARADFDTPLALSAADELGRLGRQMERMRLAIRDLFADIARREEQFRSIVNQVPGAVFRVRAGGAIEFVSDAIEDITGHSAERLMRATTDDWSDIVHPEDRRRYSHTVRHAARVGDAYQMEYRIIDAHGVERWVQESGQPQGLSGAAALDGAVRIDGIISDISERKHNEMRIEALLTEQGAILDNVMFGVLFVRQRRIVSSNRRGETLFGYDEGQMVGQSTEILYPTREDYEQTAMTQYPLLARRMDLGEEHQLRHRDGSLFWCLVSGSALDPAYPDEGSIWVFADITERKLAEEKLRLSATVLEHIADGVMVLDVTGRIVAINPAFTCITGYSEEEAVGRESSMMRGRLQDDAFYHKLWRELDETGFWRGEIWDTRRDGEAYLESLTVTAVRGDAGAVTHYVSVFSDITRARESQNQLDHLAHHDPLTTLPNRLLYHDRLRHAMTRAQRDGQQLAVLFIDLDRFKNVNDTLGHHVGDELLKQAASALARCLREGDTLARLGGDEFIVLLEDIGGVAGATRVAAKLIAMFEQPFMVSGYELFVTGSVGISLYPQDAQDMHMLIRNADVAMYQAKARGRNGYQFYAASMSGDGVERLRMEGLLRRAIDKNEIYLAYQPQVEMDTGRLTGVEALVRWHSAELGQIGPCQFIPLAEDTGFIGQLGQWVLQEACRQMVAWEAQGLSMPKIAVNLSVRQFERGGMAAIVTEVLESTGLAPHRLQLEVTESIIMNTGDALQYVKDLHAIGVGLAIDDFGTGYSSLAYLKQLPVQTLKIDRSFIKDISQGPDDEAIAVAIIQLGKSMNLSVIAEGVERADQAAFLLRHGCNLAQGYLYGKPVAAGEILARWGVQG, via the coding sequence ATGTCCACATCGTCATCCACTACCCCCACCATCCTGTCGCGTCTGGGCAGCCTGTATGGCCGCTCGCTGTACCGCGCCTTGTTACTGGTGGTGTTCGTCGGACTGGCGGGACCGGCCGCCGTGGGCAGTTATCTTCTGATCGGGGTCCAGGAGCGCGCGGCGGTTGCCGCGGCGCTCGACGAATCGCTGCAGCGCAATGCAGAGATCCTCGCGCTCGGCGTGCAGGAGCCGCTCTGGAATCTGGATCCGGAAACGGCGCGGCCGCTGCTCGATGCGATGCTGCGCGACCCGGCCGTCGTCATGGTCGAGCTGCATGGCCCGGAAGGCGAGGTCGCGCTACGGGTACGCTCGCCGGCGAGGCCGCTGGGCCAGGTGCTTAGCGCCGAACGGCCGGTCGTGATGCGCGGCGAGACGATCGGCACCGTGCGTCTCGAGATGGACGACTACCTCAGCCGCCAGGAACTGCGCCGCAAGCAGCGCAATTATGCGCTGGTCGTTGTCGGGCAGGTCGCCGTTTCGCTGCTGCTGATCGCGCTGCTGTTGCGGCGCCGGTTGCTCTCGCCGCTGCGCAGCCTGATGCGGTTTTCCGACCGGCTGGCGCGCGCCGACTTCGATACGCCGCTCGCGCTGTCGGCGGCCGACGAACTGGGGCGCCTGGGCCGGCAGATGGAGCGCATGCGCCTGGCCATTCGCGATCTGTTCGCCGACATCGCGCGGCGTGAAGAACAGTTTCGCAGCATCGTGAACCAGGTCCCCGGCGCCGTGTTTCGCGTGCGCGCCGGCGGGGCCATCGAATTCGTGAGCGATGCGATCGAAGACATCACCGGCCACTCGGCAGAGCGCCTGATGCGCGCCACGACCGACGACTGGAGCGATATCGTGCATCCGGAAGACCGGCGCCGGTACAGCCACACGGTGCGCCACGCCGCGCGCGTCGGTGACGCGTATCAGATGGAATACCGGATCATCGATGCCCACGGCGTGGAGCGCTGGGTGCAGGAAAGCGGCCAGCCGCAGGGATTGTCGGGCGCGGCTGCGCTGGACGGCGCGGTGCGGATCGACGGCATCATCTCGGATATCAGTGAGCGCAAGCACAACGAGATGCGCATCGAGGCCCTGCTCACCGAACAGGGCGCGATCCTCGACAACGTGATGTTCGGCGTGCTGTTCGTGCGCCAGCGCCGCATCGTTTCGAGCAACCGGCGCGGCGAAACGCTGTTCGGCTACGACGAGGGCCAGATGGTCGGCCAGTCGACCGAGATCCTGTACCCCACGCGGGAGGATTACGAGCAGACCGCCATGACGCAATACCCGCTGCTGGCGCGGCGCATGGACCTGGGCGAGGAACACCAGCTTCGCCATCGCGACGGAAGCCTGTTCTGGTGTCTGGTGAGCGGCTCGGCGCTCGACCCGGCGTACCCGGACGAAGGCAGCATCTGGGTGTTCGCCGACATCACCGAACGCAAGCTGGCCGAAGAAAAGCTGCGCCTGTCGGCCACGGTGCTCGAACACATCGCCGATGGCGTGATGGTGCTGGACGTGACGGGCCGGATCGTCGCCATCAACCCGGCTTTCACCTGCATCACCGGTTACAGCGAAGAAGAGGCGGTGGGGCGCGAGTCGAGCATGATGCGCGGCCGGCTCCAGGACGACGCCTTCTATCACAAGCTGTGGCGCGAGCTGGACGAGACGGGCTTCTGGCGCGGCGAGATCTGGGATACGCGCCGGGATGGCGAAGCGTATCTGGAGTCACTGACCGTCACGGCGGTGCGGGGCGACGCTGGCGCGGTCACGCATTACGTGTCGGTCTTCAGCGACATTACCCGCGCGCGCGAATCGCAGAACCAGCTCGACCACCTGGCACACCACGATCCCCTGACCACGCTGCCCAACCGCCTGCTGTACCACGACCGCCTGCGCCACGCGATGACGCGCGCGCAGCGCGACGGCCAGCAGCTCGCGGTGCTGTTCATCGACCTCGATCGCTTCAAGAACGTCAACGACACACTGGGGCACCACGTCGGCGACGAACTGCTCAAGCAGGCCGCAAGCGCGCTGGCCCGGTGCCTGCGCGAAGGCGACACGCTGGCGCGCCTGGGTGGTGACGAATTCATCGTGCTGCTCGAGGATATCGGCGGCGTCGCCGGCGCGACCCGCGTGGCGGCCAAGCTGATCGCGATGTTCGAGCAGCCGTTCATGGTGTCCGGCTACGAGCTCTTTGTCACGGGCAGCGTCGGTATCAGCCTGTATCCGCAGGATGCGCAGGACATGCACATGTTGATCCGCAACGCCGACGTGGCGATGTACCAGGCCAAGGCGCGCGGGCGCAACGGCTACCAGTTCTATGCGGCGTCGATGAGCGGCGACGGCGTCGAACGCCTGCGCATGGAAGGCCTGCTGCGCCGCGCGATCGACAAGAACGAGATCTATCTGGCGTACCAGCCGCAGGTCGAGATGGACACTGGCCGCCTGACCGGCGTGGAAGCGCTGGTGCGCTGGCACAGTGCCGAGCTGGGTCAGATCGGCCCGTGCCAGTTCATCCCGCTGGCCGAAGACACCGGTTTTATCGGCCAGCTTGGCCAGTGGGTGCTGCAGGAAGCCTGCCGCCAGATGGTGGCGTGGGAAGCGCAGGGCTTGAGCATGCCGAAGATCGCCGTGAACCTGTCGGTGCGCCAGTTCGAGCGCGGCGGCATGGCGGCGATCGTGACCGAGGTGCTGGAATCGACCGGCCTCGCGCCGCACCGGCTGCAGCTGGAAGTGACCGAGTCGATCATCATGAACACGGGTGATGCGCTGCAGTACGTGAAAGACCTGCACGCGATCGGCGTGGGGCTGGCGATCGACGATTTCGGCACCGGCTATTCATCGCTGGCGTACCTGAAGCAGTTGCCGGTGCAGACGCTCAAGATCGACCGCAGCTTCATCAAGGATATCTCGCAGGGACCGGACGACGAGGCCATCGCGGTTGCCATCATCCAGCTTGGCAAGAGCATGAACCTGTCGGTGATTGCCGAAGGTGTCGAGCGTGCGGATCAGGCGGCCTTTTTGCTGCGCCACGGGTGCAATCTGGCGCAGGGGTATCTGTATGGGAAGCCGGTGGCGGCAGGCGAGATTCTGGCGCGCTGGGGCGTGCAGGGTTAG
- a CDS encoding DUF1415 domain-containing protein — MSTPNLNADDDAIIGATRNWLERAVIGLNLCPFAKAVYVKEQVRYVVATATTPEQLLETLMDELQHLSDTDAAKIDTTLIIHPFVLGDFEDYNEFLDVADAALEDMQLDGELQVASFHPLYQFADTDINDISNYTNRAPYPILHLLREESIERAVEAFPQAEDIFEKNIETMEQLGHDGWDKLHVGPA, encoded by the coding sequence ATGAGCACTCCCAACCTCAACGCCGACGATGATGCCATCATCGGGGCGACCCGCAACTGGCTTGAACGCGCGGTGATCGGCCTGAATCTGTGCCCGTTTGCCAAGGCCGTGTATGTCAAGGAGCAGGTGCGCTATGTCGTTGCCACCGCCACCACGCCCGAGCAATTGCTTGAAACGTTAATGGACGAGCTGCAGCACTTGTCCGATACCGATGCCGCCAAGATCGACACCACGCTGATCATTCACCCGTTCGTGCTGGGTGATTTCGAGGATTACAACGAGTTCCTGGACGTGGCCGATGCCGCGCTCGAGGACATGCAGCTCGATGGTGAGCTGCAGGTGGCCAGCTTCCATCCTTTATATCAGTTCGCCGACACCGACATCAACGATATCTCGAATTACACGAACCGCGCGCCATACCCGATCCTGCACTTGCTGCGCGAAGAGAGCATCGAGCGCGCCGTGGAAGCCTTCCCGCAGGCGGAAGATATCTTCGAAAAGAATATCGAGACGATGGAACAGCTGGGACACGACGGTTGGGACAAACTCCATGTCGGACCAGCGTGA
- a CDS encoding transglycosylase SLT domain-containing protein: protein MHNTKRPTFALAALAFLAASPLSFAMDAASLPTVQSAAVGSRTTAAPSQVQTKLDEYRETDVWGRIRSGYAIPDLNNALVTRHTQAYANHPATLSRISGRASPYLYHVVSELEKRGMPTELALLPVIESAFNPQAMSSANAAGLWQFVPGTGKDFDLKQNMFKDERRGVVASTDAALSYLQRLYTMFGDWPLALAAYNWGEGNVQRAIKKNQAEGKPTDFESLADLMPAETRNYVPKLQAVKNVIANPGNYGVVLPAIDNQPYFTTVDKTSDIDLAVAAQLAEMSLDEFKALNPQFKKPVIIGGAQTQILLPKENAEKFHLNLAQWGHALSTWTTHKITGARVSIASLASKFGTTPEVIRQANNIPAQSLLKVGSTILVPKISTSSHSDIAENIIDNAVVAFEADRGIVKRATSRFKTKAGVSKDSKRISRNTSSKRKQR, encoded by the coding sequence ATGCACAACACGAAACGTCCTACCTTCGCACTGGCTGCATTGGCCTTCCTGGCCGCGTCACCCCTCAGTTTTGCCATGGACGCAGCCTCACTGCCTACCGTCCAGTCTGCCGCAGTCGGCAGCCGCACCACCGCAGCACCGTCGCAAGTCCAGACCAAACTCGATGAATACCGCGAAACCGACGTCTGGGGCCGCATTCGCAGCGGATACGCGATTCCCGATCTGAACAACGCGCTCGTCACCCGTCATACCCAGGCCTACGCCAATCATCCCGCCACGCTGTCCCGCATCTCCGGCCGCGCTTCCCCTTACCTGTACCACGTGGTGTCCGAGCTCGAAAAGCGCGGCATGCCGACCGAACTGGCGCTGCTGCCGGTGATCGAATCGGCCTTCAACCCGCAAGCCATGTCGAGCGCCAACGCCGCCGGCCTGTGGCAGTTCGTGCCGGGCACGGGCAAGGATTTCGACCTCAAGCAGAACATGTTCAAGGACGAGCGCCGTGGCGTCGTGGCCTCCACCGATGCAGCGCTGAGCTATCTGCAGCGCCTGTACACGATGTTCGGCGACTGGCCGCTGGCCCTGGCTGCGTACAACTGGGGCGAAGGCAATGTGCAGCGCGCCATCAAGAAAAACCAGGCCGAAGGCAAACCGACCGATTTCGAAAGCCTGGCCGACCTGATGCCGGCCGAAACGCGCAACTATGTGCCAAAGCTGCAGGCGGTCAAGAACGTGATCGCCAATCCGGGCAACTATGGCGTCGTGCTGCCAGCGATCGACAACCAGCCCTACTTCACCACGGTCGACAAGACCAGTGACATCGATCTGGCAGTCGCCGCCCAGCTGGCCGAAATGTCGCTCGACGAATTCAAGGCGCTCAATCCGCAGTTCAAGAAGCCGGTCATCATCGGCGGCGCCCAGACGCAGATCCTGCTGCCGAAAGAAAACGCCGAGAAGTTTCACCTGAACCTCGCGCAATGGGGCCATGCCCTGTCCACCTGGACCACGCACAAGATCACCGGTGCGCGCGTGAGCATTGCTTCGCTGGCTTCCAAGTTCGGCACCACGCCGGAAGTCATCCGCCAGGCGAATAACATCCCGGCGCAGTCGCTCCTGAAAGTGGGTTCGACGATCCTGGTGCCGAAAATCTCGACCTCGAGCCACAGCGACATCGCCGAGAACATCATCGACAATGCCGTCGTGGCGTTCGAAGCCGACCGTGGTATCGTCAAGCGCGCCACCAGCCGCTTCAAGACCAAGGCCGGCGTGAGCAAGGACAGCAAGCGCATTTCCCGCAATACGTCGTCCAAGCGCAAGCAGCGCTGA
- a CDS encoding DUF1289 domain-containing protein — translation MTPVTPGTPAGRPDTPCVAVCSTTFDEVCRGCGRTVAEVAHWVSMSADAKELVWQRILAQGYPRRNK, via the coding sequence GTGACGCCGGTAACACCCGGAACCCCGGCCGGTCGGCCGGACACGCCGTGCGTGGCGGTATGCTCGACCACGTTCGACGAAGTCTGCCGCGGCTGCGGCCGCACTGTGGCCGAGGTTGCTCACTGGGTGTCGATGAGCGCCGATGCCAAAGAGCTCGTCTGGCAGCGCATCCTGGCGCAGGGTTACCCGCGCCGGAACAAGTGA
- a CDS encoding DUF1993 domain-containing protein produces the protein MSHSLYAASVPVFRQLLDALAGVLEKAEAHALERRIEPDALLQARLFPDMFPLARQIQLATDFAKGAGARLAGIESPRYEDGERTFTELQQRITRTVGFLDSLEQADIDAGATRPITHGSGERARHFDTGAVYLTHFAMPQFGFHVTTAYAILRHNGVPIGKRDFIGSY, from the coding sequence ATGAGTCATTCCCTGTACGCCGCTTCGGTGCCGGTGTTTCGCCAATTGCTCGACGCCCTGGCCGGCGTGCTCGAAAAAGCCGAGGCCCATGCGCTGGAGCGGCGCATCGAACCGGATGCCCTGTTACAGGCCCGCCTGTTCCCCGACATGTTCCCGCTGGCGCGCCAGATCCAGCTCGCCACCGATTTCGCCAAGGGCGCCGGGGCGCGCCTGGCCGGCATCGAATCGCCGCGCTACGAAGATGGCGAGCGCACCTTCACCGAACTGCAGCAGCGCATCACGCGTACGGTCGGCTTCCTGGACAGCCTGGAACAAGCCGACATCGACGCCGGTGCAACCCGCCCGATCACCCATGGCAGCGGCGAACGCGCACGCCATTTCGACACCGGCGCGGTCTACCTGACCCACTTCGCGATGCCGCAGTTTGGCTTCCACGTGACGACCGCGTACGCGATCCTGCGCCACAACGGTGTGCCGATCGGCAAGCGCGACTTTATCGGCAGCTATTAA
- a CDS encoding DEAD/DEAH box helicase has translation MSFEALGLHASLVQAVADTGYTTPTPVQAQAIPAAIAGRDLLVSSQTGSGKTAAFMLPALNKLANAEETPAGKTAAQEAQAARAKGERVRFKAAQPKMLVLTPTRELALQVSAATEQYTAHMRRLRCVSILGGMPYPKQMQLLAKNPEILVATPGRLIDHMESGKIDFSQLEILVLDEADRMLDMGFIDDIEKIVAATPSARQTMLFSATLDGVVGNMARRITTDPMTIQIASATNRHENISQRVHFVDDLSHKNRLLDHLLRDESMDQAVVFTATKRDADTIADRLNIAGFAAAALHGDMHQGARNRTLDSMRRGSIKVLVATDVAARGIDVPSITHVVNYDLPKFPEDYVHRIGRTGRAGRNGVAVSLVNHAESMNVRRIERFTRQPIPVAVVEGFEPKRAAAPARAGWKPGDGRSPSAKPASRGFSKPSGAREGYADRAASGSRGAPSESRYADRGPREAGPARAPGAAPRAPSAPRDGNRFSAPREGQPARREGGYKGAHPRSADGVRRSFGE, from the coding sequence ATGAGTTTTGAAGCCCTAGGCCTCCACGCGTCCCTCGTCCAGGCTGTTGCCGATACCGGTTACACCACCCCTACGCCAGTCCAGGCGCAAGCCATTCCTGCCGCTATCGCCGGCCGTGACCTGCTGGTCTCGTCGCAAACCGGTTCGGGCAAGACTGCCGCCTTCATGCTGCCAGCACTGAACAAGCTGGCCAACGCCGAAGAAACGCCAGCCGGCAAGACCGCTGCACAAGAAGCACAGGCTGCCCGTGCCAAAGGCGAGCGCGTCCGTTTCAAGGCTGCTCAGCCAAAAATGCTGGTGCTGACCCCAACCCGCGAACTGGCCCTGCAAGTCTCGGCTGCAACCGAACAGTACACGGCCCACATGCGCCGCCTGCGCTGCGTCTCGATCCTGGGCGGCATGCCATACCCGAAACAGATGCAACTGCTGGCCAAGAACCCTGAAATCCTGGTTGCTACCCCAGGCCGTCTGATTGACCACATGGAGTCGGGCAAGATCGACTTCTCGCAGCTCGAGATCCTCGTGCTCGACGAAGCCGACCGCATGCTGGACATGGGCTTCATCGACGACATCGAGAAAATCGTTGCCGCGACCCCGTCGGCGCGTCAAACCATGCTGTTCTCGGCCACGCTGGATGGCGTCGTCGGCAACATGGCACGCCGCATCACGACCGATCCGATGACGATCCAGATCGCCAGCGCGACCAACCGCCACGAGAACATCTCGCAGCGCGTCCACTTCGTCGACGACCTGTCGCACAAGAATCGCCTGCTGGACCACCTGCTGCGCGACGAATCGATGGACCAGGCCGTGGTCTTCACCGCCACCAAGCGTGACGCCGACACGATCGCCGACCGCCTGAACATCGCCGGTTTCGCTGCTGCCGCATTGCATGGCGACATGCACCAGGGCGCGCGTAACCGCACGCTGGACAGCATGCGTCGTGGCAGCATCAAGGTGCTGGTTGCGACCGACGTCGCCGCACGCGGCATCGACGTGCCAAGCATCACGCACGTCGTCAACTACGACCTGCCGAAGTTCCCGGAAGACTACGTCCACCGCATCGGCCGTACCGGTCGTGCAGGCCGTAACGGTGTCGCCGTCTCGCTGGTGAACCACGCTGAAAGCATGAACGTGCGCCGCATCGAGCGCTTCACGCGCCAGCCGATCCCGGTCGCTGTCGTCGAAGGTTTCGAGCCAAAGCGCGCTGCAGCACCGGCCCGCGCCGGCTGGAAGCCAGGCGATGGCCGCAGCCCGTCGGCCAAGCCGGCATCGCGCGGTTTCTCGAAGCCATCCGGCGCGCGTGAAGGCTACGCCGATCGCGCTGCCAGCGGTTCCCGTGGCGCCCCGTCGGAAAGCCGTTACGCTGACCGTGGTCCGCGTGAAGCCGGTCCGGCACGCGCACCGGGCGCCGCACCACGTGCGCCAAGCGCGCCACGTGACGGCAACCGTTTCAGCGCCCCGCGTGAAGGCCAGCCGGCCCGTCGCGAAGGTGGCTACAAGGGTGCCCACCCACGTTCGGCCGACGGCGTACGTCGTTCGTTTGGTGAGTAA
- a CDS encoding thioredoxin family protein produces the protein MHSLTLDSSTLNAAVAAVHDDAWTVACLCAAWCGTCATYRATFENLAARHPDKHFIWIDIEDQAALVGDLDVDNFPTLLLQRGDTVAFFGTMVPDGGVADRLIQAQAEIAPAELARLAQSSAERREWQRDCNLRLLLGGAD, from the coding sequence ATGCATAGCCTGACCCTCGATTCCTCGACCCTCAACGCCGCTGTCGCCGCCGTCCATGACGACGCCTGGACGGTCGCCTGTCTGTGCGCCGCCTGGTGCGGCACCTGCGCGACCTACCGCGCCACGTTCGAGAACCTGGCCGCGCGCCACCCGGACAAGCACTTCATCTGGATCGACATCGAAGACCAGGCCGCCCTGGTCGGCGACCTCGATGTCGACAACTTCCCGACGCTGCTGCTGCAGCGCGGCGACACCGTGGCGTTTTTCGGCACGATGGTGCCCGATGGTGGCGTGGCCGATCGGCTGATCCAGGCCCAGGCCGAAATCGCGCCGGCCGAACTGGCGCGCCTGGCCCAATCGAGCGCTGAGCGCCGCGAATGGCAGCGCGACTGCAATCTGCGGCTGCTGCTGGGCGGCGCGGACTAA